In Pseudomonas fakonensis, one DNA window encodes the following:
- the hupB gene encoding nucleoid-associated protein HU-beta, whose amino-acid sequence MNKSELIDAIAVSADISKAAAGKALDAVIDSVTGALKAGDDVVLVGFGTFSVKERAERTGRNPQTGKAIKIAAAKVPGFKAGKGLKDAVN is encoded by the coding sequence GTGAACAAGTCGGAACTGATTGACGCTATCGCCGTATCTGCTGACATTTCCAAAGCTGCCGCTGGCAAAGCTCTGGACGCTGTCATCGACTCCGTGACCGGTGCCCTGAAAGCAGGCGACGACGTCGTTCTGGTTGGCTTCGGTACCTTCTCGGTCAAGGAGCGCGCAGAGCGCACCGGCCGTAACCCGCAAACCGGCAAGGCGATCAAGATCGCTGCTGCCAAGGTTCCAGGTTTCAAGGCTGGCAAAGGCCTGAAAGACGCCGTCAACTAA